A window of the Cicer arietinum cultivar CDC Frontier isolate Library 1 chromosome 6, Cicar.CDCFrontier_v2.0, whole genome shotgun sequence genome harbors these coding sequences:
- the LOC101506171 gene encoding WAT1-related protein At3g28050-like isoform X2, which yields MRRRWSFYMDLLPIAVIIGNESSDMGLLTLYKAATLQGMNNHVFVAYAYAVGTFVLFPLTLFRSRVVPPLSFSIICKIVLLGAIGCSTQILVYIGIDYSSPTFASAIGNLVPAFTFMLAVTFRMEKLAPKSRSSNAKVIGSIISIAGAFVLTFYKGPSIMNSYTHLSSPLHETIGFLKSEDSSWAIAGILLTAAYFLASLWYILQVHILKVFPDELTLVLFYSITATIISTTVALLAVPNASAWKIGLNLSLISIVSSGIMGKLISNLVYAWSLRLKGPVYVTSFKPLQIVISVALGVMFLGDTLHVGSIIGAIIISIGLYGVMWGKVTEQIEEVVGGLDSPSTENLPLLQSWRTETFENKTNINV from the exons ATGAGAAGAAGATGGTCCTTTTATATGGATTTGTTGCCAATTGCGGTGATTATAGGCAATGAATCAAGTGACATGGGTTTACTCACTTTGTACAAAGCAGCTACCCTTCAAGGGATGAACAATCATGTCTTTGTTGCCTATGCTTATGCTGTTGGTACTTTTGTACTCTTTCCTCTCACTCTTTT CAGATCAAGAGTGGTTCCTCCGCTTAGTTTCTCAATTATTTGCAAAATTGTGCTTCTTGGGGCCATAGG ATGTTCAACTCAGATTCTAGTGTATATTGGCATTGATTACAGTTCACCAACATTTGCTTCGGCAATTGGTAATCTGGTACCTGCTTTCACTTTCATGCTAGCTGTTACTTTCAG GATGGAAAAGTTAGCTCCAAAGAGTAGAAGTAGTAATGCTAAGGTAATTGGAAGCATAATATCAATAGCAGGTGCTTTTGTGTTGACTTTCTACAAAGGACCATCCATTATGAATTCCTATACTCATCTTTCCTCACCACTTCACGAAACAATTGGCTTTCTCAAGTCAGAGGATTCAAGTTGGGCTATTGCTGGCATTCTGCTCACAGCTGCTTATTTTCTAGCTTCATTATGGTACATTTTACAG GTGCATATCTTGAAAGTGTTTCCGGATGAATTAACTTTAGTCTTGTTTTACTCTATAACTGCCACCATCATATCTACAACAGTAGCTTTGTTAGCAGTTCCAAATGCAAGTGCTTGGAAAATAGGACTAAATCTCTCGCTCATCTCTATTGTTTCTTCT GGCATTATGGGAAAATTAATAAGTAATTTAGTTTATGCGTGGTCATTGCGATTAAAGGGGCCTGTCTATGTAACTTCATTCAAGCCACTCCAAATTGTTATTTCTGTTGCATTGGGTGTTATGTTCCTTGGTGATACCCTTCATGTTGGAAG TATAATTGGGGCTATAATAATCTCAATTGGTCTTTATGGTGTAATGTGGGGAAAAGTAACAGAACAGATAGAGGAAGTTGTTGGTGGCCTAGATTCACCATCTACAGAGAACTTACCTTTATTGCAAAGCTGGAGAactgaaacttttgaaaataaaacaaatataaatgtttaa
- the LOC101505516 gene encoding uncharacterized protein: MSVTVWLPAYTKISLKLSSSAVTPFYKQNTNSSILKCSPQLQLQLQLGFNPSQRDIFTRCYCKMKERETPFSSPLRQEDDSPWESGGVWSNLALYLFTLHIPLSFGGLSVVALLTGRQPLHPQTQALSLLTIQVLEFNAALVLLKYTAKPQYKFSNFFKNNKLLSDRNWYLSSALGFGFLVLLVCLSSLVADRLFGFEAVSNPTLKEILLNSDISRVSCVVAYCIVTPLLEEVVYRGFLLTSLSSTMKWQKAIAISSVIFSAIHFSGGNFVQLFIIGCVLGCSYCWTGNLKSSIVIHSLYNALTLIITYFY, encoded by the exons ATGTCAGTAACGGTGTGGCTACCTGCTTATACTAAAATTTCCCTAAAACTCAGTAGTTCAGCGGTGACACCCTTTTACAAGCAAAACACAAATAGTAGTATCTTGAAATGTTCACCACAACTGCAATTGCAATTGCAATTGGGATTCAATCCCTCTCAACGCGACATTTTCACGAGATGCTATTGCAAAATGAAAGAGCGAGAAACGCCTTTTTCATCACCGTTGCGGCAAGAGGATGATAGTCCATGGGAGAGTGGGGGTGTATGGagcaatcttgctttgtatttATTCACTCTTCATATCCCTCTCAGTTTTGGAGGCTTATCTGTTGTTGCACTGCTCACAGGACGACAACCTCTTCACCCACAAACTCAG GCTTTATCACTTCTTACCATTCAAGTTCTCGAGTTTAATGCAGCTCTCGTTTTATTGAAGTACACGGCTAAGCcacaatataaattttcaaatttcttCAAGAATAACAAGTTATTGAGTGACAGGAACTGGTATTTGTCATCAGCTCTGGGATTTGGGTTTCTTGTTCTTCTGGTTTGTCTATCATCACTAGTTGCTGACAGATTATTTGGCTTTGAG GCTGTTAGCAACCCTACACTGAAGGAGATTCTCCTGAACAGTGATATCTCAAGAGTTTCTTGTGTGGTTGCTTATTGCATTGTCACTCCTCTTTTGGAAGAAGTTGTTTATAGGGGATTTCTATTGACATCACTTTCTTCTACCATGAAGTGGCAGAAAGCTATAGCCATAAGCTCTGTTATATTCAGTGCAATTCACTTCTCTGGTGGTAACTTTGTACAGTTGTTCATCATTGGGTGTGTCCTTGGATGCTCTTATTGCTGGACTGGAAATTTGAAGTCTTCCATTGTTATTCATTCTTTGTACAATGCTTTGACCttaataataacttatttttattaa
- the LOC101505197 gene encoding pentatricopeptide repeat-containing protein At2g20710, mitochondrial-like, translating to MLKLIRSSWNHYNTLRLLHSSWTQTDSLFTRISRAGDPIIPMTPILNQWIQEGRDIKQSELQFFIKKLRSYRRFNQALQISEWMSNERNLHLLSGDIAIRLDLIAKVRGLDESQKYFDSIPNTSRDFKIYSALLNCYAQYNSVEKAEATMKKVKECSSNHSPDLVLSYNALLKLYTRKGQHEKLVALMKEMQEKQMYSSSTLPIWLNAYVNINDIDGMEKLLANMEVDRGVILGWFLYSVAADGYIKAGQLDKSLAMLKKSEQLIKGKSKRAAYESLLTKYAAIGKKDDVYRIWNICKNLNGSHNSVYISMLTALSKLNDIEGAERILEEWESGKTCFDIRIPSVMVSAYCKKGMLEKAEAFIGGLLKRGNKLDGRIWDRLARGYYKCNDMDKAVDAMKKAVLESPQGWKPYPFTFAACIEHMKDKNDLESALEILGSCREQGHFSEATSDKLLSYVKGKIAETNALKLVKGVYHLRTDLVLDGQDGENYVVNSTATEHNSSLVDQFKGLLRHFLPATRSK from the exons ATGCTGAAGTTGATTCGCTCTTCATGGAACCATTACAACACCCTTCGTCTCTTACATTCTTCTTGGACACAAACCGATTCGCTTTTCACTCGAATTTCCAGAGCCGGAGACCCAATCATTCCCATGACTCCTATCCTCAATCAATGGATTCAAGAGGGCAGAGACATCAAACAATCCGAACTCCAATTTTTCATCAAAAAACTCAGATCCTATCGTCGCTTTAATCAAGCTCTTCAG ATATCGGAATGGATGAGCAACGAAAGAAACCTTCATTTATTATCTGGAGACATTGCCATACGTCTTGACTTGATAGCTAAAGTCCGCGGCCTAGATGAAtcacaaaaatattttgacagTATTCCAAACACTTCAAGAGATTTCAAGATCTACAGTGCTCTTTTGAATTGTTATGCACAATACAACTCTGTGGAGAAGGCAGAGGCTaccatgaagaaagtaaaagagtGTTCTTCAAATCATTCACCAGACTTAGTATTGAGTTATAATGCTCTGTTAAAGCTCTATACTCGGAAAGGTCAGCACGAGAAATTGGTTGCTCTGATGAAAGAAATGCAAGAGAAGCAAATGTACAGCAGTTCTACACTTCCTATTTGGCTCAATGCTTATGTGAACATTAATGACATCGATGGTATGGAGAAGTTATTGGCGAATATGGAAGTTGATCGCGGCGTAATTTTGGGCTGGTTCCTGTATTCTGTTGCAGCAGATGGATATATTAAAGCTGGCCAATTAGACAAGTCATTGGCAATGTTGAAAAAATCTGAACAGTTGATTAAAGGCAAGTCAAAGAGAGCTGCATATGAATCTCTTCTAACTAAGTATGCTGCTATTGGAAAAAAGGATGACGTGTATCGCATTTGGAATATATGCAAAAACTTAAATGGTTCCCACAATTCAGTTTACATCTCAATGTTAACTGCATTATCAAAGCTAAATGACATTGAGGGAGCTGAGAGGATTCTTGAGGAATGGGAATCTGGAAAAACATGCTTTGACATCAGAATTCCAAGTGTGATGGTGAGTGCTTACTGTAAGAAAGGTATGTTGGAAAAGGCTGAAGCATTTATTGGGGGACTTTTAAAAAGAGGCAACAAATTAGATGGAAGAATATGGGATCGATTGGCACGCGGCTATTACAAGTGTAATGATATGGATAAAGCAGTTGATGCAATGAAGAAAGCAGTATTGGAAAGTCCACAAGGATGGAAGCCTTACCCTTTTACTTTTGCTGCATGTATTGAGCACATGAAAGATAAGAATGATTTGGAGTCGGCATTGGAGATTCTTGGTTCATGTAGGGAACAAGGACATTTCTCAGAAGCTACTTCTGATAAGTTGTTAAGTTATGTAAAAGGTAAAATCGCAGAAACAAATGCATTGAAACTCGTCAAAGGAGTTTATCATCTGAGGACTGATCTAGTGCTGGATGGACAGGATGGTGAGAACTATGTTGTCAATAGCACTGCGACTGAGCACAATAGCAGTTTAGTGGACCAGTTTAAGGGTCTGCTGCGACACTTTTTACCGGCTACACGCAGCAAATAG
- the LOC101506171 gene encoding WAT1-related protein At3g28050-like isoform X1: MSICRSRVVPPLSFSIICKIVLLGAIGCSTQILVYIGIDYSSPTFASAIGNLVPAFTFMLAVTFRMEKLAPKSRSSNAKVIGSIISIAGAFVLTFYKGPSIMNSYTHLSSPLHETIGFLKSEDSSWAIAGILLTAAYFLASLWYILQQVHILKVFPDELTLVLFYSITATIISTTVALLAVPNASAWKIGLNLSLISIVSSGIMGKLISNLVYAWSLRLKGPVYVTSFKPLQIVISVALGVMFLGDTLHVGSIIGAIIISIGLYGVMWGKVTEQIEEVVGGLDSPSTENLPLLQSWRTETFENKTNINV, from the exons atgtctATTTGCAGATCAAGAGTGGTTCCTCCGCTTAGTTTCTCAATTATTTGCAAAATTGTGCTTCTTGGGGCCATAGG ATGTTCAACTCAGATTCTAGTGTATATTGGCATTGATTACAGTTCACCAACATTTGCTTCGGCAATTGGTAATCTGGTACCTGCTTTCACTTTCATGCTAGCTGTTACTTTCAG GATGGAAAAGTTAGCTCCAAAGAGTAGAAGTAGTAATGCTAAGGTAATTGGAAGCATAATATCAATAGCAGGTGCTTTTGTGTTGACTTTCTACAAAGGACCATCCATTATGAATTCCTATACTCATCTTTCCTCACCACTTCACGAAACAATTGGCTTTCTCAAGTCAGAGGATTCAAGTTGGGCTATTGCTGGCATTCTGCTCACAGCTGCTTATTTTCTAGCTTCATTATGGTACATTTTACAG CAGGTGCATATCTTGAAAGTGTTTCCGGATGAATTAACTTTAGTCTTGTTTTACTCTATAACTGCCACCATCATATCTACAACAGTAGCTTTGTTAGCAGTTCCAAATGCAAGTGCTTGGAAAATAGGACTAAATCTCTCGCTCATCTCTATTGTTTCTTCT GGCATTATGGGAAAATTAATAAGTAATTTAGTTTATGCGTGGTCATTGCGATTAAAGGGGCCTGTCTATGTAACTTCATTCAAGCCACTCCAAATTGTTATTTCTGTTGCATTGGGTGTTATGTTCCTTGGTGATACCCTTCATGTTGGAAG TATAATTGGGGCTATAATAATCTCAATTGGTCTTTATGGTGTAATGTGGGGAAAAGTAACAGAACAGATAGAGGAAGTTGTTGGTGGCCTAGATTCACCATCTACAGAGAACTTACCTTTATTGCAAAGCTGGAGAactgaaacttttgaaaataaaacaaatataaatgtttaa
- the LOC101505849 gene encoding uncharacterized protein, with product MMATMAIIELERNSGKVVEEIVKLERKIFPKHESLASFFHNELKKKNSGLLYLHVDGELAGYVMYSWPSSLYASITKLAVKEQWRKQGHGEALLKAAIEKCRTRKISRILLHVDPLRTPALNLYKKHGFQVDCLVDGYYSSDRNAYRMYLDFDSI from the exons ATGATGGCTACTATGGCGATAATTGAACTCGAGAGAAACAGTGGCAAGGTAGTAGAAGAAATAGTGAAATTGGAGAGAAAGATATTTCCGAAACACGAATCACTCGCTTCCTTCTTTCACAACGAACTCAAAAAGAAGAACAGTGGATTGCTTTATCTTCACGTTGATGGCGAACTTGCCGGCTATGTCATGTATTCTTGGCCTTCTTCCTTGTACGCTTCCATCACCAAGCTCGCAG TGAAGGAGCAATGGAGGAAGCAAGGACATGGAGAGGCTCTATTGAAAGCAGCAATTGAGAAATGCAGGACAAGAAAAATTTCGCGTATATTGCTTCATGTAGATCCATTAAGGACCCCTGCACTGAATCTGTACAAGAAGCATGGTTTCCAAGTTGATTGTTTGGTTGACGGTTACTACTCTTCTGATAGAAATGCTTATAGAATGTACTTGGACTTCGATTCCATTTGA